One genomic segment of Capricornis sumatraensis isolate serow.1 chromosome X, serow.2, whole genome shotgun sequence includes these proteins:
- the NYX gene encoding nyctalopin gives MVLGLPSARAAEDTCVNACPAACVCSSVERRCSVRCDRAGLLRVPAEFPCEAASIDLDRNGLRFLGERAFGTLPSLRRLSLRHNNLSFITPGAFKGLPRLAELSLAHNGDLRYLHARTFTALGRLRRLDLTVCRLFSVPERLLAELPALRELAAFDNLFRRVPGALRGLANLTHAHLERSRIEAVASSSLLGLRRLRSLSLQGNRVRAVHGGAFRDCSALEHLLLNDNLLAALPADAFLGLRRLRTLNLGGNALGRVVRAWFAELAELELLYLDRNRIAFVEEGAFQNLSGLLALHLNGNHLTVLAWAAFQPGFFLGRLFLFRNPWRCDCRLEWLRDWMESFGRTADVPCASPGSVAGLDLRQVAFGRSSEGFCVDPDELNLTASSPGPSPEPAATTVSRFSSLLSKLLAPRAPVAEAANTTKEGPVNTSLSNSLPSLGVGGSGHKTPFLVGSGLLLSVAQHVLFVLQRD, from the coding sequence ATGGTCCTCGGTCTGCCCAGCGCCCGGGCTGCCGAGGACACCTGCGTGAACGCCTGCCCGGCTGCCTGCGTCTGCAGCAGCGTGGAGCGCCGCTGCTCCGTGCGCTGCGACCGCGCGGGCCTCCTGCGGGTGCCGGCCGAGTTCCCGTGCGAGGCGGCCTCCATCGACCTGGACCGCAACGGCCTGCGCTTCCTGGGCGAGCGGGCCTTCGGCACGCTGCCGTCGCTGCGCCGCCTGTCGCTGCGCCACAACAACTTGTCCTTTATCACGCCCGGCGCCTTCAAGGGCCTGCCGCGCCTGGCTGAGCTGAGCCTGGCGCACAACGGCGACCTGCGCTACCTGCACGCGCGCACCTTCACCGCTCTCGGCCGCCTGCGCCGCCTCGACCTGACAGTCTGCCGCCTCTTCAGCGTGCCCGAGCGCCTTCTGGCCGAGCTGCCCGCCTTGCGCGAGCTCGCCGCCTTCGACAACCTGTTCCGCCGCGTGCCCGGCGCGCTGCGCGGCCTGGCCAACCTGACGCATGCGCACCTGGAGCGCAGCCGCATCGAGGCCGTGGCCTCCAGCTCGCTGCTGGGCCTGCGCCGCCTGCGCTCGCTCAGCCTGCAGGGCAACCGCGTGCGCGCCGTGCACGGCGGCGCCTTCCGGGACTGCAGCGCCCTGGAACACCTGCTGCTCAACGACAACCTGCTGGCCGCGCTGCCGGCCGATGCCTTCCTCGGCCTCCGCCGCCTGCGCACGCTCAACCTGGGCGGCAACGCGCTGGGCCGCGTGGTGCGCGCCTGGTTTGCCGAGCTGGCCGAGCTCGAGCTGCTCTACCTGGACCGCAACCGCATCGCCTTCGTGGAGGAGGGCGCCTTCCAGAACCTCTCGGGCCTCCTGGCCCTGCATCTCAACGGCAACCACCTCACCGTGCTTGCCTGGGCCGCCTTCCAGCCCGGTTTCTTCCTGGGCCGCCTCTTCCTCTTCCGCAACCCGTGGCGCTGCGACTGCCGCCTGGAGTGGCTGCGGGACTGGATGGAGAGCTTCGGGCGCACCGCCGACGTGCCCTGCGCCTCCCCGGGCTCCGTGGCTGGCCTTGACCTCCGCCAGGTGGCCTTCGGGCGCTCCTCTGAAGGTTTCTGTGTGGACCCTGACGAGCTGAACCTCACAGCTTCCAGTCCCGGCCCATCCCCTGAGCCGGCGGCCACCACAGTGAGCAGGTTCAGCAGCCTCCTCTCCAAGCTGTTGGCCCCGAGGGCCCCGGTGGCGGAGGCGGCCAATACCACCAAGGAGGGACCGGTCAACACCTCGCTGTCTAACAGCCTTCCCTCCCTCGGGGTAGGCGGCTCGGGCCACAAGACCCCGTTTCTCGTGGGCTCTGGTCTCCTGCTCAGCGTGGCCCAGCACGTGCTGTTTGTCCTCCAGAGGGACTGA